Proteins encoded in a region of the Chryseobacterium piperi genome:
- a CDS encoding phosphatidate cytidylyltransferase: protein MDKNLIQRTISGIVYVAIIILCTTPLGAQLINSISPDLVKQHYLYYGLITFLLVVGSWECVKIMKFGKGYEKWIVFPVILIIFYMFSKRYFYHDFFFDFRLSEILALALIAIAIVTLFKYPTELYYDSGKLIFTVIYVALPFSFALGLPKYSSYDNTFSLEVLFLFILIWSSDTFAYLTGKFFGKHKMAPKISPKKTWEGYAGGVVLTLILSYFIEHYQHDLRGNWMVVGFLVASFAPLGDLVESQLKRNFGVKDSGNIIPGHGGVLDRLDSFLICAPVVYLYFILEKFI from the coding sequence TTGGACAAAAATCTCATTCAAAGAACTATTTCGGGGATTGTTTATGTTGCAATTATTATTCTTTGCACGACACCGCTCGGAGCTCAGCTGATTAATTCTATTTCTCCTGACCTTGTTAAGCAGCACTATCTATACTATGGGTTAATTACCTTTTTACTGGTTGTAGGTTCATGGGAATGTGTGAAGATCATGAAATTTGGAAAAGGATATGAGAAATGGATCGTATTTCCTGTGATCCTGATTATCTTTTATATGTTTTCCAAGAGATATTTTTATCACGATTTCTTTTTTGACTTCCGGTTGAGTGAAATACTGGCCCTTGCTTTAATAGCCATAGCTATTGTCACTTTATTTAAATATCCTACCGAATTATACTATGACAGCGGGAAGCTTATTTTTACCGTTATCTATGTTGCTTTACCATTTAGTTTCGCATTAGGACTTCCTAAATATTCCAGCTACGATAATACATTCTCTTTAGAGGTTTTGTTTTTATTTATTTTAATCTGGAGTAGTGATACCTTTGCTTATCTGACAGGGAAATTTTTCGGGAAACACAAAATGGCACCTAAAATCTCTCCAAAGAAGACTTGGGAGGGCTATGCAGGTGGAGTGGTGTTAACTTTAATTTTATCATACTTTATAGAGCATTATCAGCATGATCTTCGTGGCAACTGGATGGTTGTTGGTTTCTTAGTCGCATCTTTTGCTCCGTTAGGAGATTTGGTAGAAAGCCAGCTGAAAAGAAATTTCGGGGTTAAAGACAGTGGAAACATTATTCCCGGGCATGGAGGTGTATTAGATCGGCTCGATAGTTTTTTAATTTGCGCTCCTGTCGTATATTTGTACTTTATTTTAGAAAAATTTATTTAA
- the rho gene encoding transcription termination factor Rho, whose product MFNIETLRSKSVTELTKILKDLGVKVARNSTENDKIFAILDFQASNPKVAKDYFNTTEVSMNTEDDTVQKEPKAPVKKAAPKRTAKPKVEAKAPAETQVIAEEKPEEKEIVSEAPKQEEVKPQTTEENSASSQAKKKRKRVTTNASNTEAPIQEKAETPKNTESQESAPTEEKPNNPQSQARPQKNHNHPQNGGNSHKNQNQNQNQNQQNQNQNRHSDKQEEHHESRKEFNFDGMVSIEGVLEILPDNYGFLRSSDFSYISSPDDVYVSTAQIRNFGLKTGDTVRGIVRLPKEGEKYFSLLRPTEVNGRDLAFIKDRVAFEYLTPLFPEEKFNLTGNNATLSTRIVDLFAPIGKGQRAMIVAQPKTGKTMLLKDIANSIAANHPEVYMMVLLIDERPEEVTDMERSVNAEVIASTFDEAAEKHVKVANLVLAKAQRMVECGHDVVILLDSITRLARAYNTVTPASGKVLSGGVDANALHKPKRFFGAARKIEGGGSLTIIATALIDTGSKMDEVIFEEFKGTGNMELQLDRKIANRRIYPAIDLVSSSTRRDDLLLDEVTSQRMWIFRKYLSEMNPVEAMEFVNKNIKGTLNNEEFLMSMNK is encoded by the coding sequence ATGTTTAACATTGAAACGTTAAGGTCAAAATCCGTAACGGAATTGACTAAAATCTTAAAAGATTTAGGCGTTAAAGTTGCAAGAAATAGCACTGAAAATGATAAAATCTTTGCCATTCTTGACTTTCAAGCTTCTAACCCTAAAGTTGCAAAAGATTATTTCAACACGACAGAAGTCAGTATGAATACTGAAGATGATACCGTGCAGAAAGAACCTAAAGCTCCTGTCAAAAAAGCGGCTCCAAAGAGGACCGCAAAACCTAAAGTGGAGGCTAAGGCTCCTGCAGAAACGCAAGTAATAGCTGAGGAGAAGCCAGAAGAAAAAGAAATTGTTTCTGAAGCACCCAAACAAGAGGAAGTAAAGCCTCAGACTACAGAAGAGAATTCCGCTTCATCTCAAGCTAAGAAAAAAAGAAAAAGAGTTACCACCAACGCAAGCAATACGGAAGCTCCTATTCAGGAAAAGGCGGAAACGCCAAAAAATACAGAGTCTCAAGAATCTGCTCCTACAGAAGAAAAGCCTAATAACCCTCAATCCCAGGCGAGACCTCAAAAAAATCACAATCATCCACAGAACGGTGGAAACTCTCATAAAAATCAAAACCAGAATCAAAATCAGAACCAGCAAAATCAGAATCAAAACAGACATTCTGATAAGCAGGAAGAGCACCATGAGTCCAGAAAAGAATTTAACTTTGATGGAATGGTTAGTATTGAAGGGGTTCTGGAGATTCTACCGGATAATTATGGATTTTTACGTTCTTCGGACTTTAGTTATATTTCGTCTCCGGATGATGTATATGTTTCTACTGCACAGATCAGAAACTTTGGTCTGAAAACAGGAGATACAGTAAGAGGTATTGTAAGACTTCCAAAAGAAGGTGAAAAATATTTTTCATTATTAAGACCAACAGAAGTGAATGGACGCGATCTTGCATTTATTAAAGATCGTGTGGCATTTGAATATTTAACGCCACTTTTCCCTGAGGAAAAATTCAATCTGACAGGTAATAATGCTACTTTATCTACAAGAATTGTAGATCTTTTTGCCCCTATTGGAAAAGGACAAAGAGCAATGATTGTTGCACAGCCTAAAACAGGTAAAACAATGTTGCTAAAAGATATTGCCAATTCTATTGCAGCAAATCACCCTGAAGTATACATGATGGTACTTCTTATCGATGAGCGTCCTGAGGAAGTTACCGATATGGAGAGAAGTGTAAACGCAGAAGTAATTGCCTCTACATTTGATGAAGCTGCTGAAAAGCATGTGAAAGTTGCCAATCTTGTATTAGCAAAGGCTCAGAGAATGGTGGAATGCGGTCATGATGTGGTGATCTTACTAGATTCTATAACAAGATTAGCAAGAGCATATAACACGGTGACACCGGCTTCAGGAAAAGTTCTTTCCGGAGGGGTGGATGCCAATGCATTGCATAAACCAAAAAGATTCTTTGGTGCTGCAAGGAAAATTGAAGGTGGAGGATCTTTAACCATAATTGCTACGGCTCTTATTGATACAGGTTCCAAAATGGATGAAGTGATCTTTGAAGAATTCAAAGGTACCGGAAACATGGAACTTCAATTGGATAGAAAAATTGCTAACAGAAGAATTTATCCTGCCATTGATCTGGTATCTTCCAGTACAAGGAGAGATGATCTGCTTCTTGATGAAGTTACATCGCAGAGAATGTGGATCTTTAGAAAGTATCTTTCTGAAATGAATCCTGTAGAGGCGATGGAATTTGTCAACAAAAACATCAAAGGAACTCTTAATAATGAGGAATTCCTGATGTCTATGAATAAGTAA
- a CDS encoding LUD domain-containing protein, with the protein MSLFKRIVSKLTNQPEEEDKQSLEKLGDSLKNADLDYKFAQLFTHSGGFFNYCADEAEALQTLNQIAKIEGIQNMFCWDKELQNFLNVVKTSYTSELEHSNDAAFITCEYLIAYDGRIMLSHNNILHYHSSRLPDKIIIMANVSQIVNNLNDAMGKIKRNGNIKNLTSISGNQSKLDTSSNSNTKLFLLLLED; encoded by the coding sequence TTGAGTTTATTTAAGAGAATTGTAAGCAAACTAACCAACCAGCCTGAGGAAGAGGACAAACAGAGTTTGGAAAAGCTTGGAGACTCGCTGAAAAATGCGGATCTTGACTATAAGTTTGCGCAATTATTTACGCATTCAGGTGGTTTTTTTAATTATTGTGCAGATGAAGCGGAAGCTCTACAGACTTTGAACCAGATTGCTAAGATAGAAGGTATTCAGAATATGTTTTGTTGGGATAAAGAACTTCAGAACTTTTTGAATGTTGTAAAAACTTCATATACTTCAGAATTGGAACATTCCAATGATGCTGCTTTCATTACCTGTGAGTATCTTATCGCTTATGATGGAAGAATTATGCTGTCTCACAATAATATTCTTCATTACCATTCTTCGAGGCTGCCGGATAAAATTATTATTATGGCAAATGTTTCACAGATTGTGAATAACCTCAATGATGCCATGGGAAAAATAAAACGGAACGGGAATATCAAAAACCTGACGTCAATTAGTGGAAATCAGTCTAAACTGGATACTTCTTCTAATTCCAATACAAAACTGTTTTTATTGTTGCTTGAAGATTAA
- the ftsH gene encoding ATP-dependent zinc metalloprotease FtsH translates to MNNKGFNWFFPIAIIALLLLFGSNFLGDNSAKAIDEDGFFREMQAGKVQNVIIYKDTEKADVFLTQAAKTATVNKNNKENNPLSAFEMAPKADYTVKYGDLQLFLQKFDQIRAENPNIKTTKDYGAGKSPFMDILFSALIWIAILGLFYFLLFRKMGGGGGPGGQIFSIGKSKAKLFDEKERIQVTFKDVAGLEGAKEEVQEVVDFLKNSEKYTRLGGKIPKGVLLVGPPGTGKTLLAKAVAGEAKVPFFSLSGSDFVEMFVGVGASRVRDLFAQAKAKSPAIIFIDEIDAIGRARGKNNFSGGNDERENTLNQLLTEMDGFGTDVNVIVMAATNRADILDKALMRAGRFDRSIYVDLPELHERREIFDVHLKKIKLDDNVDRDFLAKQTPGFSGADIANVCNEAALIAARNSHTSVTKQDFLDAVDRIIGGLEKKNMAIKPSEKKRVAYHEAGHATISWLVEHASPLLKVTIVPRGRSLGAAWYLPEERQLTTTEQMLDEMCATLGGRAAEQVIFNNISTGALSDLESVTKRAQAMVTIYGLSPNIGNISYYDSSGQSEYNFGKPYSEETATKIDVEIKSLIENQYQRAVQILTENKDKLDALANKLLEKEVIFREDLEDIFGKRAWDPELTERPVTNTIPSITIHEKEEESEIQAPESPTQL, encoded by the coding sequence ATGAACAATAAAGGATTTAACTGGTTTTTTCCAATTGCAATCATAGCTCTTTTGTTACTTTTTGGCTCCAATTTTCTAGGAGACAATAGTGCGAAAGCTATCGATGAAGATGGTTTCTTCAGAGAAATGCAAGCGGGAAAAGTTCAGAATGTAATTATATATAAAGACACTGAAAAAGCTGATGTATTCCTGACCCAAGCTGCTAAAACAGCAACGGTGAATAAAAACAACAAAGAGAATAATCCGTTATCAGCATTCGAAATGGCTCCAAAAGCTGATTACACTGTTAAATATGGTGACTTACAGCTTTTCCTTCAGAAATTTGATCAGATAAGAGCAGAAAATCCGAACATCAAGACTACAAAAGATTATGGTGCAGGTAAAAGTCCGTTTATGGATATTTTATTTTCAGCATTGATCTGGATAGCTATTTTAGGATTGTTTTACTTCCTTCTTTTCAGAAAAATGGGAGGTGGCGGAGGCCCTGGAGGACAGATATTCTCTATCGGAAAATCTAAAGCAAAGCTTTTTGATGAAAAAGAAAGAATTCAGGTAACATTTAAAGATGTTGCCGGACTGGAAGGTGCTAAAGAAGAGGTACAGGAAGTTGTAGACTTCTTGAAAAACTCAGAAAAGTATACAAGATTGGGAGGTAAAATTCCAAAAGGAGTATTGCTTGTTGGCCCTCCGGGAACTGGTAAAACGTTATTGGCGAAAGCAGTAGCTGGTGAAGCGAAAGTTCCTTTCTTCTCACTTTCAGGTTCTGATTTTGTTGAAATGTTCGTTGGAGTTGGAGCATCAAGGGTGAGAGACCTGTTTGCTCAGGCAAAAGCTAAATCACCAGCGATTATCTTCATTGATGAGATCGACGCTATCGGACGTGCCAGAGGAAAAAATAATTTCTCAGGGGGTAACGATGAAAGAGAAAATACCCTGAATCAGCTTCTTACTGAAATGGATGGTTTTGGAACGGATGTCAATGTCATTGTAATGGCGGCAACCAACAGAGCGGATATCCTGGATAAAGCATTAATGAGAGCCGGACGTTTTGACCGTTCTATTTATGTGGATCTTCCTGAACTTCATGAAAGAAGAGAGATATTTGATGTTCACTTGAAAAAAATCAAGCTGGATGATAATGTAGACAGAGATTTCTTAGCGAAACAAACCCCTGGATTCAGTGGTGCTGATATTGCCAATGTTTGTAATGAGGCTGCGCTTATTGCGGCTAGAAACAGTCATACTTCAGTTACAAAACAAGACTTCCTGGATGCCGTAGATAGAATCATCGGTGGACTTGAAAAGAAAAATATGGCGATTAAGCCTTCTGAAAAGAAAAGAGTTGCTTATCATGAAGCAGGTCATGCTACCATCTCCTGGTTGGTAGAACATGCTTCCCCTCTTTTAAAAGTAACGATTGTTCCGAGAGGACGTTCACTAGGTGCAGCCTGGTATCTTCCGGAAGAAAGACAGCTGACGACTACAGAGCAAATGTTAGACGAAATGTGTGCAACATTAGGAGGTAGAGCTGCGGAACAAGTTATATTTAATAATATTTCAACAGGTGCACTTTCTGACCTTGAATCTGTAACTAAGAGAGCACAGGCAATGGTAACGATTTACGGTTTAAGCCCGAATATCGGTAACATTTCTTACTACGATAGTTCAGGACAATCAGAATATAATTTTGGAAAACCGTATTCTGAAGAAACGGCAACCAAGATTGATGTTGAGATCAAATCACTTATCGAAAACCAATATCAGAGAGCGGTACAGATCCTTACTGAAAACAAGGATAAACTGGATGCTCTGGCTAATAAGCTTTTAGAAAAAGAAGTAATCTTCCGTGAAGACCTTGAAGATATCTTTGGAAAAAGAGCGTGGGATCCTGAATTAACAGAAAGACCTGTGACGAATACGATCCCTTCTATTACCATTCATGAGAAGGAAGAAGAAAGTGAAATTCAGGCTCCGGAAAGCCCGACCCAACTTTAA
- a CDS encoding ABC transporter ATP-binding protein: MNEYKKILKFARPHQKYIYGSLFFNILYSVFQIASLGTILPVLGMLFGTIKPEKYESPPTYSGDILDLFSFLKEYSNYYVQSLVTDYGPLKVLAWLCIVTAFTFLLRNIFRYLGSFLLINYRVGVTKDLRGAMYRKILSLPVSFFTESRKGDLMSRMSNDVGEVEGNILGSLVELINAPFMLISTLVTLFFLSTEMTLFSLLVLPVMGTMIALIGKSLKKDSHEAQNEMGTIFSIVDETLKSTKVIKIFSAEKIMDNRFMRSMNRWISSSIRLGRKKELASPMSEFLGSITFLIIAWYGGKQIIVEQSISPADFLVFLGIFFQILPPMKSLSASISNVQKGEASLKRVLEILDADIKIDEVAEPVSISTLQNNIHFKDIGFYYDKDNLILKNFNLTIPKGKTVALVGQSGSGKTTIANLLARFYDVSEGEILIDNTDIKHLKLQEYRKLLGMVTQESVLFNDSVYNNILMGKPDATREEVIAAAKIANADTFITQLPNGYDTNIGDDGGKLSGGQKQRVSIARAVLKNPPIMILDEATSALDTESEKFVQDALEKMMENRTSLVIAHRLSTIQKADWIVVMEKGDIVEQGSHHDLIAKRGVYHKLVELQNFD; encoded by the coding sequence ATGAACGAATATAAAAAAATACTCAAATTCGCACGCCCTCATCAGAAATACATTTATGGAAGTTTATTTTTCAACATTTTGTATTCTGTATTTCAGATAGCTTCCTTAGGAACTATTTTGCCGGTGTTGGGAATGCTTTTTGGCACTATAAAACCTGAAAAATATGAGTCTCCTCCTACGTATTCAGGAGACATTTTGGATCTTTTTTCATTTTTAAAAGAATATTCTAATTATTATGTTCAAAGCTTAGTAACAGATTATGGCCCGCTGAAAGTACTTGCATGGCTATGTATCGTGACTGCTTTTACATTTCTATTGAGAAATATATTCCGATATCTGGGTTCTTTCCTGTTAATTAATTATCGTGTAGGGGTTACCAAAGACCTTCGTGGAGCAATGTATCGAAAAATACTTTCTCTGCCCGTTTCATTTTTTACAGAAAGCAGAAAAGGTGATCTCATGTCCCGTATGTCCAATGACGTAGGTGAAGTTGAAGGCAACATATTAGGCAGCTTAGTCGAGCTTATTAACGCTCCGTTTATGCTTATCAGTACGCTCGTCACTCTGTTCTTCCTGAGTACTGAGATGACGCTTTTTTCTCTGTTGGTTTTACCTGTCATGGGAACAATGATTGCATTGATTGGAAAAAGTTTAAAAAAGGACTCTCATGAAGCTCAAAACGAAATGGGAACTATATTTTCCATCGTTGATGAAACACTTAAATCAACAAAAGTTATTAAGATTTTCAGCGCCGAAAAAATAATGGACAACCGTTTTATGCGGTCGATGAATAGATGGATATCCAGTTCAATAAGATTAGGTAGAAAAAAAGAACTGGCTTCTCCAATGAGCGAATTTTTGGGTTCCATCACCTTTCTTATTATAGCATGGTATGGTGGAAAACAAATTATTGTTGAGCAAAGTATATCTCCGGCTGACTTTCTTGTTTTCCTGGGTATTTTCTTCCAGATCTTACCTCCAATGAAAAGCTTGTCAGCGTCAATTTCTAATGTTCAAAAAGGAGAGGCTTCATTAAAAAGAGTATTGGAAATCCTCGATGCAGATATTAAAATCGACGAAGTCGCAGAACCGGTTTCAATATCAACCCTTCAGAATAACATCCATTTCAAAGACATTGGATTCTATTATGACAAAGACAATTTAATTCTTAAAAACTTCAACCTAACCATTCCGAAAGGAAAAACAGTTGCTTTGGTTGGGCAAAGTGGTAGTGGAAAAACAACAATTGCCAATCTTTTAGCGAGATTCTATGATGTTTCTGAAGGTGAAATTTTAATTGACAATACTGATATTAAGCATTTAAAACTTCAGGAATACAGAAAACTCTTAGGAATGGTAACCCAGGAATCTGTATTATTCAATGATTCGGTTTACAATAATATTTTAATGGGTAAACCTGACGCTACCAGAGAAGAAGTTATTGCTGCAGCTAAAATTGCCAACGCAGATACTTTCATCACTCAGCTTCCTAATGGTTACGATACCAATATCGGAGACGATGGTGGTAAATTATCCGGAGGGCAGAAGCAAAGAGTTTCTATCGCAAGAGCTGTTCTTAAAAACCCTCCTATTATGATTCTTGATGAAGCTACTTCGGCTTTAGATACCGAATCAGAAAAATTTGTTCAGGATGCTCTTGAAAAAATGATGGAAAACAGAACATCATTAGTCATTGCACACAGACTTTCTACCATACAAAAGGCCGACTGGATTGTGGTCATGGAGAAAGGTGATATCGTAGAACAAGGAAGCCACCACGACCTGATTGCCAAGAGAGGAGTTTACCACAAGCTGGTTGAACTTCAAAATTTTGATTAA
- a CDS encoding phosphatidylserine decarboxylase family protein gives MKLHKESKGTITVATILFIIIGALAIYFLKIWSLLIIMPLLVIYSLVFWFFRVPNREILDHKENVIAPVDGKVVMIKEVEENEFLKGKAIQVSIFMSPLNVHICRYPVSGEVIYKKYHPGKYLVAWHEKSSTENERTTVAIESLTNHKVVFRQIAGYVARRIVFYCNEGDQAKAGHEFGFIKFGSRMDVFLPLDTEIICKIGDITKGGLDVIAKMKE, from the coding sequence ATGAAATTACATAAAGAATCAAAAGGAACGATTACTGTAGCAACCATACTTTTTATTATTATTGGTGCTTTAGCTATTTATTTCCTTAAAATATGGTCACTTTTAATCATTATGCCCTTATTGGTCATTTACAGTCTGGTATTTTGGTTTTTCAGGGTTCCTAACCGTGAGATTCTTGATCATAAAGAAAATGTTATTGCACCGGTAGATGGAAAGGTGGTAATGATCAAAGAAGTGGAAGAGAACGAATTTTTAAAAGGGAAAGCCATTCAGGTATCTATCTTTATGTCTCCTTTGAATGTTCATATCTGCAGATATCCGGTTTCAGGGGAAGTGATTTACAAGAAGTATCATCCTGGAAAATATTTGGTAGCATGGCATGAAAAATCTTCTACAGAAAATGAAAGAACAACAGTTGCTATTGAGAGTTTAACAAACCATAAGGTTGTTTTCAGACAGATTGCAGGATATGTAGCCCGAAGAATTGTTTTCTATTGTAATGAAGGAGATCAGGCAAAAGCAGGACATGAGTTTGGCTTCATTAAATTCGGTTCAAGAATGGATGTCTTTCTACCTTTAGATACTGAGATTATCTGTAAAATAGGTGATATTACGAAGGGGGGACTCGACGTTATTGCGAAAATGAAAGAATAG
- a CDS encoding M28 family peptidase, whose product MKKIAYLTLSLFSIITLAQEVPVSKITTVLSTLASDEMKGREIGTPENDHAANYIAKLFKENNLEYCTGTSYLVPFDYKGKTAYNVCGIKKGKTDKYLGFSGHFDHIGTSNKSGDNIYNGADDDASGITTLVGIADYFKNKTPDFSMVFIAFNGEEKGMLGSRAIANDKNLDPIYNNLTALFNFEMVATESQFGKNALFMTGDEFSDLDELLNKNGANGLKIYPDPYASQQLFYRSDNVSFVKKKIIAHSLSTVDMTKATHYHNESDDVSVVDFNNLTQIINNFGKTLEKLSPKNFAPKYNDKVKLN is encoded by the coding sequence ATGAAAAAAATAGCCTACCTCACCTTATCACTTTTCTCTATCATAACATTGGCACAGGAAGTTCCTGTAAGCAAAATCACCACTGTCCTTTCAACATTGGCTTCAGACGAAATGAAAGGCCGTGAAATAGGAACCCCTGAAAATGATCATGCAGCGAATTACATCGCGAAGCTTTTCAAAGAAAATAATTTGGAATACTGTACAGGAACCTCTTATCTCGTTCCTTTTGACTATAAAGGAAAAACCGCTTATAATGTATGTGGCATAAAAAAGGGAAAAACCGATAAGTACCTTGGGTTTTCAGGACATTTTGATCATATTGGTACAAGCAATAAAAGTGGGGATAACATTTACAATGGTGCTGATGACGATGCCAGCGGAATCACTACCCTTGTTGGTATTGCCGATTATTTTAAAAACAAAACTCCGGATTTCTCCATGGTATTTATAGCCTTTAATGGTGAAGAGAAAGGAATGCTTGGTTCAAGAGCTATTGCAAATGACAAAAACTTAGATCCTATATATAATAATCTGACCGCTCTTTTCAATTTTGAAATGGTAGCTACAGAATCGCAGTTCGGGAAAAATGCACTTTTCATGACCGGAGATGAGTTTTCTGACCTTGACGAATTATTGAATAAAAACGGAGCAAACGGACTAAAGATATATCCGGACCCTTACGCTTCACAGCAGCTGTTTTACAGATCAGACAACGTAAGTTTTGTAAAGAAGAAAATTATTGCTCATTCTTTGTCTACAGTTGATATGACTAAAGCAACACATTACCATAATGAAAGTGATGATGTATCGGTTGTTGATTTTAATAACCTGACCCAAATCATCAATAATTTCGGAAAAACTTTGGAAAAATTATCTCCTAAAAACTTTGCTCCGAAGTATAACGATAAAGTAAAACTGAATTAA
- a CDS encoding helix-turn-helix transcriptional regulator, translated as MKNDDFKIVQLINIIFVITKFLMDMFFLHQKDKLIYGLIEEKRIKDSIIEDLVKANNELMERQIVTNNLTEDNISEILELAENGSPIFLERFKIYFPDFIPNILKINSDLISSELNICALMRLNFDTKKIALCTNSSVRAIESRKYRIRKKLGIPSHTNINNFILKI; from the coding sequence ATGAAAAATGATGACTTTAAAATAGTACAGTTAATTAATATCATTTTTGTCATCACTAAATTTTTAATGGATATGTTCTTTTTGCATCAAAAAGATAAGTTGATCTATGGATTGATAGAAGAGAAACGGATTAAAGATTCCATCATCGAGGATTTGGTAAAAGCAAACAATGAGTTGATGGAACGACAAATAGTGACGAATAACTTAACAGAAGATAATATCTCCGAAATTTTAGAGCTTGCGGAAAATGGGTCACCTATTTTTCTTGAGAGATTCAAAATATATTTTCCTGACTTTATACCCAATATTTTGAAGATTAATTCAGACCTTATTAGCTCTGAACTTAATATCTGTGCTTTAATGAGGCTGAATTTTGATACTAAGAAAATTGCTTTATGCACTAATAGCAGTGTTAGGGCTATTGAAAGCAGAAAGTATAGAATACGAAAAAAATTAGGAATTCCTTCTCATACCAATATCAATAATTTTATACTCAAGATATAA
- a CDS encoding DUF1801 domain-containing protein encodes MNPIQEYFYRIEEPDRSTLLFLRKKILESDQENITETFSFGLPFFKYKKKMLCYLYYSKKHKKHYVSFYHGDRLNHPELIQEGRKKFKILLINEEEDLPVQLILNLITEVKQFIKA; translated from the coding sequence ATGAATCCTATACAAGAGTATTTCTACAGAATTGAAGAGCCTGATAGAAGTACTCTTTTGTTTTTAAGGAAAAAGATACTGGAATCTGATCAGGAAAACATTACGGAAACATTTAGCTTCGGACTCCCTTTTTTCAAATACAAAAAGAAAATGCTTTGCTATTTATATTATAGCAAAAAGCATAAAAAGCACTATGTCAGCTTTTATCATGGAGACCGGCTAAATCATCCGGAATTGATCCAGGAGGGTCGAAAGAAATTTAAGATCCTTTTAATCAATGAAGAAGAAGATTTACCTGTTCAGCTTATCCTCAATCTTATCACCGAGGTAAAGCAATTTATTAAAGCCTGA
- the rsfS gene encoding ribosome silencing factor: MNKTIEKQELIDKIVEAIQDVKGEDIMIFDLSNIENSVAETFVICSGNSNTQVSALAGSVEKKVRNELQDRPWHVEGTDNAMWILVDYVTVVVHIFQKQVREYYDIEELWGDAKITKIENEI, translated from the coding sequence ATGAATAAAACAATAGAAAAGCAAGAATTAATAGATAAAATCGTTGAAGCTATCCAAGATGTAAAAGGAGAAGATATTATGATCTTTGATCTTTCCAATATTGAAAACTCAGTGGCAGAAACGTTTGTAATATGTAGTGGGAACTCAAACACACAAGTTTCTGCATTAGCAGGAAGTGTAGAGAAGAAAGTAAGAAACGAACTTCAGGATAGACCTTGGCATGTCGAGGGTACTGATAACGCAATGTGGATTTTGGTAGATTACGTTACAGTAGTCGTTCATATATTCCAGAAACAAGTACGAGAGTACTATGATATTGAAGAATTATGGGGCGATGCTAAAATCACCAAAATCGAAAATGAAATTTAA
- a CDS encoding DUF4293 family protein, producing MLQRIQTIWIFLAVLAAVFLFITGEDVDVFGNIPVLDSACIVLVLVGLLSVFSFKNRKRQILLNTISIIINALLIGVLAYWLLNLSGGIQFPEKGIEPLFPLIAIICLFIANTYIRKDERLVKSVDRLR from the coding sequence ATGCTACAAAGAATACAGACTATATGGATTTTTCTGGCAGTTTTAGCTGCTGTTTTTCTCTTCATAACAGGAGAAGATGTTGATGTTTTCGGGAATATTCCTGTTTTAGATAGTGCATGTATTGTACTGGTTTTGGTTGGATTACTGAGTGTATTCAGCTTTAAAAACAGAAAAAGACAAATTTTGCTGAATACCATCAGCATCATTATAAACGCTTTGTTGATTGGTGTATTGGCTTACTGGCTACTCAACTTATCCGGAGGAATTCAATTTCCTGAGAAGGGTATTGAGCCACTTTTTCCATTGATCGCGATTATTTGTTTGTTTATTGCAAACACATATATCCGCAAAGATGAGAGGCTCGTAAAATCTGTAGACAGACTCCGATAA